The following nucleotide sequence is from uncultured Ilyobacter sp..
GCATCAGTAGTCGCAGTTAGATTCAGATCTTTCTTTTCCAAGAACTCCTCTATCTCAGTATCCGCGATAGGTGATTTTCTTTGGTTGATCATATCTACCTTTTCCTGTATGACATCTAATGCTATTACCTCATTATGTTGGGCTAGCAGTATTGCATTTGATAGCCCTACATATCCAGTTCCTGCTACGCATATTTTCATGATATTAATTCTCCTTTTTAATCTTTTTTTCTATAAGTCACATAAATTATATAACAGAGATAGTATAAAGTAAAGTACTCACTCCCCTACCATGGGAACAAATTTCACAGGAAGAAGTCTTTTCTTAGTTATCTTCCCGGATTCATCTTTTTCTAGTAATATCAGCTCTTGAAATAGTCCCCCTACAGGAGCTATTAGTCTTCCATTTATAGCCAGCTGATCTACCAGATTTTCAGGAATATCAGTTGGGGCTGCTGATAATATTATTCTATCATAGGGCGCCTTTTTTTCATACCCCCTATACCCGTCACCTCTTACAACTTCTATATTTTTATAGCCCAGATTTTCAAGCCTTCTCTTCCCCTCTTCATAGAGATCTTCCACTATCTCTATGGTCACTATTTCTTTAGCCAGTCTTGATAAAAGAGCGGCTTCATATCCCGAGCCAGTCCCTATCTCTAGCACCCGGTGTTCGTCTCTTATGTCTAGCATCTCTAGCATGTATGCCACTATATATGGCTGGGATATTGTCTGTCCGCACCCGATAGAAAGAGGTGTATCTGCATAGGAAATCGGCTTATCCATCTCCCTCACAAACTCTTCTCTAGGAGTACTGCTCATGGCCTTTAGAACTCTAGCATCTTTTATTCCTCTACCTATGAGTTGATCTTTTATCATCTTACTTTTTTCTGCTTCAAACATCTTATCACCTCACAAAATAAGGGCAGCCTGGCTGCCCCTATACTAAATTATAATCTCCTTTGCCTGAACTCCGTCTATACTATTCAATGAGTCAAGCATCTCCCCGGCCTTGGGGTCATCGGCTATAACTTCCAAAAGTATCAGCCCAGTGGGGCTGCACTGATCCGGTGCCACATTATGCAGTCCTAGTCTCACCTTGATAAGACACCCGTACTCAGTCAAAATATCCTGCACCTTCACCGCAGTTTTCTGTCTTTCTTCCATCTTTATAGCCACAATCCTGTACTCCATCTCATTACCTCCCATATTTATTCTATATGGTTTTATTCTCTGATTTAATTGATTTTCCTTCAAAGAACAGGTTAAGATTTTTCTTAAGTAACTCAAGTTGCTGATTGAAAGAAATTCTCAATAAATTACTGAATTTATCTGAATATCAGAATCAAAAGATTTTGTCACGAATGGACACTAATAAAAGATAGGG
It contains:
- a CDS encoding protein-L-isoaspartate(D-aspartate) O-methyltransferase; protein product: MFEAEKSKMIKDQLIGRGIKDARVLKAMSSTPREEFVREMDKPISYADTPLSIGCGQTISQPYIVAYMLEMLDIRDEHRVLEIGTGSGYEAALLSRLAKEIVTIEIVEDLYEEGKRRLENLGYKNIEVVRGDGYRGYEKKAPYDRIILSAAPTDIPENLVDQLAINGRLIAPVGGLFQELILLEKDESGKITKKRLLPVKFVPMVGE